One segment of candidate division KSB1 bacterium DNA contains the following:
- a CDS encoding PD-(D/E)XK nuclease family protein: MNEPFKKLLDDDFPRIPDLDFKTLPAAQLDDVELPKNYSYTGDFLLYLQCPRQYMIYRKYGFAPSRSLTMMFGNLVHRTLDDLHQFLIAQRSKT, from the coding sequence ATGAACGAGCCATTCAAAAAATTGCTCGATGACGATTTTCCCAGAATCCCTGATCTGGATTTCAAAACTCTGCCTGCGGCGCAGCTCGACGACGTTGAATTGCCGAAGAATTATTCCTATACCGGCGATTTTTTGCTCTATCTACAATGCCCGCGCCAGTACATGATCTATCGCAAATACGGCTTCGCGCCCTCGCGCTCGCTGACGATGATGTTCGGCAATCTCGTGCATCGCACGCTGGATGATCTGCACCAATTTTTGATTGCGCAGAGGAGCAAGACATGA